The stretch of DNA TTCTTCTATTTACTATGTGCTGCCTCACTATTGGCCGTTTCCAAATCGGACACCGGTAGTACAAAGAACTCTTACTTTATGTCTTACTTTTACTATTTAGTAATTAACTTTATTAATCCTTTTGCAATGCCGATATTTTATCGTTTTGTTAAGGTTTGTCTTACGTAAAACCATGTACAAAATATAGAATAGTTTTACAATTACTCTACTTTCGAATTTTGACCCGAAAATGACCCGGTGTATAGTTTCTAagcttgtaaatatttaaagcttaAAAGATAGGATATAGAATGAGAGACGGTTTCCAGGTATATTTGCACTAAAGAAATTTGTGATAATAATTATAAGTCACTGTGCTACTTTTTAAGTGTACAATAAAAagcattactttaaatatgtatttgtgATGGTATTTTACTTATGTTTATACTGTATTTATTAACAATTCGGCAtggtatttatattaaaatcatttccGGGTATGaacaaatattctaagaaaATTGTGCTGGATATGTAACTTACATAACATGAAAAATTGacttaaaatgaaaaatgatttGCCTTGAGTACATAATAACACCTAGGTCAGTAAACAGCTTGAGTTAATTAAGCATTGTGAAACTGATGTTTGTTGCTAAATGGGACGTGCTTCTAATTCAATGCCATCCTGATGTAAATCGAATTGACTTAATTGCAGGGCCCTTTAAACGCCATACAGATAATTTTCATGTATGCTATATTATTTGATAAGACAATAGTTTAAATTGCTCGCTTGAGAACTTGTAAGCTCGAGAAATGGTTGTTGTAACaccataataataattgcAACTCATCTGCAGAGGGACTTTTTAACTGATACCACTTATTTCGGTTTCTCTATGCCGACGATCTGCTGTCCATGATCTTGACCACCTAATGCTCAATATGCCCAACTCGTTTGAGGTGCTCCGTTGGTTTCATTGACATCAAAATTTGCTCGCATCTCGGCTCAGGCAACTCGTTTGTGCACTCAAGGTTAATAGTTGAAACTGTTAGGCGATCGCTGTGACTCTTGGCTTGCCGGCTACGTCAGTTGGTTCGATGCGGAACTAATTAACATACTACGCGGAAGTTCGTTGTGGATGATTGggcaaaatttgtttgtttatatttctgTTACTTTTCCGTTCGTTTTTAAATGCATCGAAAGACTTGAGCTACTAATCTCGATTCAAGAAGGAAGTATTTGGTGAAAGAACGTAACTTTTTGTTTAAGCACCTAAGAATTAACAAAATTGTGTCAATGGAAGGTTGAAAGCGTAGTGCCTTCCCCACCGTAAGTTTTTTATTCTGCTGATCAATCCTATGATTCTCCCAGTGCCAATGCAACCACCATCCGAAGACTTGGCTTACGACGCAGCTTTACAGCTTGGCTTGCTAAACTATCGACTTAATCTACTAAGCCACGAGGAAGAGTCCAGGCAACTTAGTTTGCCAAACGTAACGTTAGGTAACCTCGTGAACCGCATTCCCTGTAGTTGTGATACCGGACTTTGCAAATGCTGTGCTGGTAAGCTTGAATCATCTGTgctaaatgcattttaaaacgaTATTCCCTTGACCGGTTTAGGTTTCCTTTCGGTAATTGGCATGAACAGTTGCACAGAAGTCGCGTATCGTCCTGATGAATTTTCCTTTGAGTTGCGCATGCGCGTTAACAACAATATTTGGTTCCGCCAAAAGGTATCCGGCCAGAATCCACCTCCCTTCTGCTTCCGGCCGCCACGATTTAACTTTGCTAAGGCCTGTATTCAGTTTCACGATATTTGGTTTGTCGGTCGCAACATGCATGTCTGCATGTACATGTCAGGAGAATTCCAGGGCTTTGAGTTGTTTGAAAGGTAAGATCTACGGCCGTGGGAATCAAAACAGCATTAATGAAACATCTTGTGTTCGATTTCAGAAACTTTGATTGCCTCTTGTTTGGTGATCACGGAGTTAAGATCGTTCCCCCCGAGCAGGGCTATCCAGTGAGGCCGAACGATGTGGACATTGATGATGGAGATGATGAGATCGAGGACTACGATGAGAATGTAGTCCGCAGCTTAGCAGAAAAGATGGTCGGTTAATCATCCTGTTGCTTAGACTTactaatttatttgcaaatagAATACTTAAATACTTTATAATGTAACTTTAACAAAACTTCGTTTAAACCGAGTTCATTGTCTGCCAAGGGATTCCACATGCGTCGAAGCTGCCTTCCAAAGCTCAAGTGCGAAAACTGCAAAATGACGTGCTTCCCTTCTGTCGTGATCTCTCCCCTCCAGTGGCACTTGCAGCCGCCCATTGAAACACAAAGTAAAAGGGGAAACCAACACAACCGACAATTTGTAAAGGATAATGCAACCTTAGGCTGCATCTGCACCGCATGTGCAACACCTCGAAGAACTGGAACGGGGCAGAACTCTCCAAGCATTGAAATGCATATGCACAAGCACGTTGACTGTTGCACTTCGTTTGACTCGCAGTTGACTGTAATAAATAGGCTGCAAGGATGCAATCCGCAATGGAAGCTGCAGCAACAGGACAGCCAACAGCCCGTGCCAAAAGGAGGGGTAGAGTATTATTTCGCACTTGACTGCTCTGAATGCCAGTCGAGCTTCAGTCAAGTGGTGTGCAATAAAAGCGTATTTTCACGGCACATGGAAACATGGGCTGGCCTGCTGCTGATGCATTCAAAtgttatgcaaataaaaagcgCTGCAGGATTAACAGACTCGGTAACATTCCACCTTAAGGTACTTAAGTTCAATATTGGGACTTATCATTATTGGCGATTCAATTAGCTTCAACCAGATATTTGGATAAAGATCGTTTAAATATGACTTTACTGAACAAAGAAAGtccatttaaataacaataaaatcaCCCCTGGTCAGTGCATTAAAGGTGTGAACCATAAGCTGACCATCAAACCCCTCCAAGAGAGTGAgcctaatttaaaatgcaaatgtgaGTGAGGgctcataaaattcatttagcGCTTGTAATTGATTTGTTTACACATCGGACACGCGACACTCACACATGAAACGTTAAAACTGACCATCCTACTGACCAGCCCCTGTTCACCTATTCAGCATAAACAGATACGGACACTGAGCCACAGGAAAAACAACACAAGGGGGTGGGAAGGGGGCTGGCTGGACAGGACGACCCTCTTTGTTCTCTGTTGATTGTCCGTTACCCAGCGCAACAGGTA from Drosophila takahashii strain IR98-3 E-12201 chromosome 2R, DtakHiC1v2, whole genome shotgun sequence encodes:
- the LOC108066371 gene encoding uncharacterized protein isoform X1, with the protein product MPAASSHPRLFFYLLCAASLLAVSKSDTVPMQPPSEDLAYDAALQLGLLNYRLNLLSHEEESRQLSLPNVTLGNLVNRIPCSCDTGLCKCCAGFLSVIGMNSCTEVAYRPDEFSFELRMRVNNNIWFRQKVSGQNPPPFCFRPPRFNFAKACIQFHDIWFVGRNMHVCMYMSGEFQGFELFERNFDCLLFGDHGVKIVPPEQGYPVRPNDVDIDDGDDEIEDYDENVVRSLAEKMVG
- the LOC108066371 gene encoding uncharacterized protein isoform X4 → MPAASSHPRLFFYLLCAASLLAVSKSDTGSTKNSYFMSYFYYLVINFINPFAMPIFYRFVKVLPMQPPSEDLAYDAALQLGLLNYRLNLLSHEEESRQLSLPNVTLGNLVNRIPCSCDTGLCKCCAGFLSVIGMNSCTEVAYRPDEFSFELRMRVNNNIWFRQKVSGQNPPPFCFRPPRFNFAKACIQFHDIWFVGRNMHVCMYMSGEFQGFELFERNFDCLLFGDHGVKIVPPEQGYPVRPNDVDIDDGDDEIEDYDENVVRSLAEKMVG
- the LOC108066371 gene encoding uncharacterized protein isoform X2; translation: MPMQPPSEDLAYDAALQLGLLNYRLNLLSHEEESRQLSLPNVTLGNLVNRIPCSCDTGLCKCCAGFLSVIGMNSCTEVAYRPDEFSFELRMRVNNNIWFRQKVSGQNPPPFCFRPPRFNFAKACIQFHDIWFVGRNMHVCMYMSGEFQGFELFERNFDCLLFGDHGVKIVPPEQGYPVRPNDVDIDDGDDEIEDYDENVVRSLAEKMVG
- the LOC108066371 gene encoding uncharacterized protein isoform X3 is translated as MQPPSEDLAYDAALQLGLLNYRLNLLSHEEESRQLSLPNVTLGNLVNRIPCSCDTGLCKCCAGFLSVIGMNSCTEVAYRPDEFSFELRMRVNNNIWFRQKVSGQNPPPFCFRPPRFNFAKACIQFHDIWFVGRNMHVCMYMSGEFQGFELFERNFDCLLFGDHGVKIVPPEQGYPVRPNDVDIDDGDDEIEDYDENVVRSLAEKMVG